The proteins below come from a single Pseudomonas chlororaphis genomic window:
- a CDS encoding cobalamin biosynthesis protein CobN, with amino-acid sequence MHLLRTQPGGFVADDNIADLGQTPAELVILCSGDSSLALLAEAARQLPDDYPPFRLANPMQVQNHASVDLYFDDVLRHAKVILLSLHGGIGYWRYGIERLMELAGRGVTLILVPGDDRPDPELSDLSNVPFEGRDRLWQFLRQGGLGNALNLFYNLASQWFGRDYPWDEPQALPRTAIYHPQKTNAGLGDWQADWQAGQPVAALLFYRSHLQAANTAFIDVFCQRLQAAGLNPLPMAVASLKEPACLAQVEDWLDEVEAGVILNTTGFAQSSPEAPHLRPFRRDIPVIQAICAQDNEPGWRASEQGLGPRDLAMHIALPELDGRIISRPISFKDLAWRSERSQSDVVCYRAVPERMDFVAQLARRWTALARLPNGEKRVALVLANYPTRDGRIGNGVGLDTPAAALNILRALHTEGYPLPAELPASGTALIQQLLGGVSNDLDSLDLRPCHQSLAVEAYQALFDALPDANRQAVLARWGAPEQDPMFRDGRLMIAGLRLGLTFVGIQPARGYQVDPSAVYHDPDLVPPHGYLAFYFWLRHTYGAHAVIHVGKHGNLEWLPGKGVGLSESCWPDALLGPLPNIYPFIVNDPGEGAQAKRRTQAVIIDHLMPPLTRAETYGPLRDLERLADEYYEAQLLDPRRARELQRDILNLVRETHIDRELQLEADADAAVWLPRLDTYLCDLKESQIRDGLHVFGESPSGRLRIDTLLALLRIPRGDGKGAQSSLLRALSNAFELGFDPLDCALADPWAGPCPEALQQVSAEPWRTAGDTRERLELFAARLIEQALAGDVLWLEAPGWETVRSIIENLRAVVAPRLDACGPAEMRGLLDALGGRFVPAGPSGAPSRGRLDVLPTGRNFFSVDVRNLPTTTAWRIGFQSANLMLERHLQDHGDHLRQLGLSVWGTATMRTGGDDIAQAMALMGVRPVWATGSQRVDDFEILPLSLLDRPRVDVTLRVSGFFRDAFANLIRLFDAAVQAVAGLDEPADMNPLAAKVRSERDSLLASGLTAEAATRQAGWRIFGAKPGAYGAGVQGAIDGRLWQSREDLAEVYLNWGGYAYGASDEGTAAREQFSRRLSQVQAVLQNQDNREHDLLDSNDYYQFQGGMLAAVETLSGDAAASYHGDHSQPDLPRIRTLKEELNRVIRSRAANPKWIDGVKRHGYKGAFELAATVDNLFAFDATTQLIDDHQYALLADAYLLDPDTRAFVRQHNPDALRDMTERMLEAQQRGMWQAPGDYREALENLLLDIEEDG; translated from the coding sequence ATGCACCTGCTCAGGACCCAGCCGGGCGGCTTTGTAGCGGATGACAACATTGCCGACCTGGGGCAAACCCCCGCCGAGCTGGTGATCCTGTGCAGCGGCGACTCCAGCCTGGCGCTGCTGGCCGAAGCGGCGCGGCAGTTGCCGGACGACTACCCGCCGTTTCGCCTTGCCAACCCGATGCAGGTGCAGAACCACGCCTCGGTAGACCTGTATTTCGACGACGTGCTGCGCCACGCCAAGGTCATCCTGCTGTCGCTGCACGGCGGCATCGGCTATTGGCGCTACGGCATTGAACGGCTGATGGAATTGGCTGGGCGCGGGGTGACGTTGATCCTGGTGCCGGGTGACGATCGGCCTGACCCGGAGCTGAGTGACCTCAGCAACGTGCCCTTCGAGGGGCGCGACCGGCTCTGGCAGTTCTTGCGCCAGGGTGGCCTGGGCAATGCCCTGAATCTGTTCTATAACCTAGCCAGCCAATGGTTCGGTCGCGATTACCCGTGGGACGAACCGCAGGCCCTGCCGCGCACGGCGATCTATCATCCGCAAAAGACCAACGCCGGCCTTGGCGATTGGCAAGCCGATTGGCAGGCCGGCCAGCCGGTAGCGGCCCTGCTGTTTTATCGCTCGCACCTGCAAGCGGCGAACACCGCCTTCATCGACGTATTCTGCCAGCGCCTGCAAGCAGCGGGGCTCAACCCGTTGCCCATGGCCGTCGCAAGCCTCAAGGAGCCGGCCTGCCTGGCGCAGGTCGAGGATTGGCTGGATGAGGTCGAGGCGGGGGTGATCCTCAACACCACCGGGTTCGCCCAATCCAGTCCGGAAGCCCCTCACTTGCGGCCGTTTCGCCGCGACATTCCGGTGATCCAGGCGATCTGCGCTCAGGACAACGAACCCGGCTGGCGTGCCAGCGAACAAGGCCTGGGGCCGCGGGACTTGGCGATGCACATTGCCTTGCCGGAGCTGGACGGGCGAATCATCAGCCGGCCCATCAGTTTCAAGGACCTGGCCTGGCGCAGCGAGCGCAGCCAGAGCGATGTGGTCTGCTACCGGGCCGTGCCCGAGCGGATGGATTTCGTTGCGCAACTGGCTCGACGCTGGACCGCCCTGGCGCGGTTGCCCAACGGAGAGAAACGGGTGGCGTTGGTGCTGGCCAATTACCCGACCCGGGATGGCCGCATCGGCAACGGCGTGGGCCTGGACACCCCGGCCGCCGCGTTGAATATCCTGCGGGCCCTGCACACCGAGGGTTACCCGCTGCCGGCCGAACTGCCGGCGAGCGGCACCGCGCTGATCCAGCAGTTGCTCGGCGGGGTCAGCAACGACCTGGACAGCCTCGACCTGCGGCCGTGTCACCAGAGCCTGGCCGTCGAGGCTTACCAGGCGCTGTTCGACGCACTGCCTGACGCCAATCGCCAGGCGGTGCTGGCGCGCTGGGGGGCGCCCGAGCAGGATCCGATGTTCCGCGACGGGCGCCTGATGATCGCCGGCCTGCGCCTGGGCCTGACGTTTGTCGGCATTCAGCCGGCGCGGGGCTATCAGGTCGACCCGAGTGCGGTCTACCATGACCCGGACCTGGTGCCGCCCCACGGCTACCTGGCGTTCTATTTCTGGTTGCGCCACACCTACGGCGCCCACGCGGTGATCCATGTCGGCAAGCACGGCAACCTCGAATGGCTGCCGGGCAAGGGCGTCGGTTTGTCGGAAAGCTGCTGGCCGGACGCGCTGTTGGGCCCGCTGCCGAATATCTATCCGTTCATCGTCAACGACCCGGGCGAGGGCGCCCAGGCCAAGCGCCGGACCCAGGCGGTGATCATCGACCACCTGATGCCGCCGCTGACCCGCGCCGAAACCTACGGGCCGCTGCGCGACCTCGAGCGGCTGGCCGACGAATACTACGAGGCGCAACTGCTCGATCCGCGCCGCGCCCGGGAATTGCAGCGGGACATCCTGAACCTGGTGCGCGAAACCCACATCGACCGCGAACTGCAACTGGAGGCTGACGCCGACGCGGCGGTCTGGCTGCCGCGCCTGGACACCTACCTGTGCGACCTGAAGGAGTCGCAGATCCGCGATGGCCTGCACGTCTTTGGCGAGTCGCCCAGCGGACGGCTGCGCATCGACACGTTGCTGGCGTTGCTGCGCATTCCCCGCGGCGACGGCAAGGGTGCACAGTCGAGCCTGTTGCGGGCGCTGTCGAACGCCTTTGAACTGGGCTTCGATCCGCTGGATTGCGCCTTGGCCGACCCCTGGGCCGGCCCTTGTCCCGAGGCGTTGCAGCAGGTCAGTGCCGAACCCTGGCGCACCGCCGGCGATACGCGCGAGCGCCTGGAGCTGTTCGCGGCGCGCTTGATCGAGCAAGCGCTGGCAGGCGACGTCCTGTGGCTGGAGGCACCGGGCTGGGAAACGGTGCGCAGCATCATCGAGAACCTGCGCGCCGTCGTTGCCCCGCGCTTGGACGCCTGCGGCCCGGCGGAAATGCGCGGCCTGCTCGATGCCTTGGGCGGGCGCTTCGTGCCGGCCGGCCCCAGCGGTGCGCCGAGTCGCGGCCGCCTGGACGTGCTGCCCACCGGGCGTAACTTTTTCTCGGTGGACGTGCGCAACCTGCCCACCACCACGGCGTGGCGCATCGGGTTCCAATCGGCCAACCTGATGCTCGAACGGCACTTGCAGGATCACGGCGATCACTTGCGCCAGCTCGGCCTGTCGGTGTGGGGCACCGCGACCATGCGCACCGGTGGCGACGACATCGCCCAGGCCATGGCGTTGATGGGCGTGCGCCCGGTCTGGGCCACCGGCAGCCAGCGAGTGGACGATTTCGAGATCTTGCCGCTGAGCCTGCTGGACCGGCCTCGGGTCGATGTGACGCTGCGAGTCTCCGGATTCTTCCGCGATGCCTTCGCCAACCTGATTCGCCTGTTCGATGCGGCGGTTCAAGCGGTCGCGGGCCTCGATGAACCGGCCGACATGAACCCCCTGGCCGCCAAGGTGCGCAGCGAGCGTGACAGCTTGCTGGCGTCGGGCCTGACGGCAGAGGCGGCGACCCGGCAGGCTGGCTGGCGGATCTTCGGCGCCAAGCCGGGCGCCTATGGCGCGGGCGTGCAGGGCGCGATTGACGGGCGCTTGTGGCAGAGCCGCGAGGATCTGGCCGAGGTGTACCTGAACTGGGGCGGTTACGCCTACGGCGCCAGCGATGAAGGCACTGCCGCCCGGGAGCAGTTCTCCCGGCGCTTGAGCCAAGTGCAGGCGGTGTTGCAGAACCAGGACAACCGCGAGCACGACCTGCTCGATTCCAACGATTACTACCAGTTCCAGGGCGGCATGCTGGCGGCGGTCGAGACCCTCAGTGGTGATGCGGCGGCCAGTTACCATGGCGATCACAGCCAGCCGGACCTGCCGCGGATCCGCACCCTGAAGGAGGAGCTCAACCGCGTCATCCGGTCCCGGGCGGCCAACCCGAAGTGGATCGACGGGGTCAAGCGCCACGGCTACAAGGGCGCGTTCGAGCTGGCGGCGACGGTGGACAATCTGTTCGCCTTCGACGCCACCACGCAACTGATCGACGACCATCAGTACGCGTTGCTGGCCGACGCCTACCTGCTCGACCCGGACACCCGGGCGTTTGTCCGCCAGCACAACCCCGATGCCCTGCGCGACATGACCGAACGCATGCTCGAAGCGCAACAGCGGGGCATGTGGCAGGCGCCGGGCGACTACCGCGAGGCGTTGGAGAATTTGCTGTTGGACATTGAAGAAGATGGCTGA
- a CDS encoding cobalt transporter — protein sequence MSTISSTVRTASSTTTLSQRLSAAILASILGAGLVYFAGFSHIEAVHNAAHDTRHSAAFPCH from the coding sequence ATGTCGACCATCAGCAGCACCGTTCGTACCGCCAGCAGCACCACCACCCTGAGCCAGCGCCTGAGCGCGGCGATCCTCGCCTCGATCCTGGGTGCCGGGCTGGTCTATTTCGCCGGGTTCTCCCACATCGAAGCGGTGCACAACGCTGCCCACGACACCCGCCACAGCGCCGCCTTTCCGTGCCATTGA
- a CDS encoding phospholipase, which translates to MRVLVTNPQDDFRVKAYAGTNGVLLAMDLAESRRKGLLGFAIEKQQGDKPWLFLFNSLTFPGKAHTFPQFHATPSDQAPLQKFRWADYAVNPGVTMNYRVHLAYGSPDAPQLGESLDISVTSDNGQPVNQRVIFNRAVAASQAFQRKFPELDALISANRNLSIDDWPDAPRRWLENGLLGRLIGFIDRALDATWALDVAIYEYELPVIVDAVNAAFARGAQVRVLYHAEPGDDTTQRNEASLEKLPAANKRGRVTHNIFHDKFIVLSRVDGAGSRQPEAVLCGSTNFTANGVYRQANVVHVLDEPRVSDSYRQVFEQIWAAPQDVDATRQWLTLNNPMAPQEPLFAGFSPRTGEGDLDRFVDIIHGARKDLLFVTAFVLPERILDALLGQPNDDVLRYGLQNTASRITGFHADRTAQFAATALLNTGLEGWLRENMKGQKGNLLVHTKAIVTDFTSDTPTIISGSHNLSAAASNGNDENYLIIQGDTDLADRYGLELLRFYEHYRFRYFAKQLALKQVRPLAVDDSWSDDYYREGDLRMLSRVRFCGR; encoded by the coding sequence ATGCGCGTACTCGTCACCAATCCCCAGGATGATTTTCGGGTCAAGGCCTACGCTGGCACCAACGGCGTGCTGCTCGCCATGGACCTGGCCGAATCCCGTCGCAAGGGGCTGCTGGGTTTTGCCATCGAGAAACAGCAGGGCGACAAGCCCTGGTTGTTCCTGTTCAACAGCCTGACCTTCCCCGGCAAGGCCCACACGTTCCCCCAGTTTCACGCCACACCCAGCGACCAGGCGCCGTTGCAGAAATTTCGCTGGGCCGACTACGCCGTCAACCCCGGCGTGACGATGAACTACCGCGTGCACCTGGCCTATGGCAGCCCCGACGCGCCACAGTTGGGCGAGTCCCTGGACATCAGCGTCACCAGCGATAACGGGCAGCCGGTCAACCAGCGCGTGATCTTCAACCGAGCCGTGGCCGCCAGCCAGGCGTTCCAGCGCAAGTTTCCCGAGCTGGATGCGTTGATCAGCGCCAATCGCAACCTGTCCATCGATGACTGGCCCGACGCGCCGCGTCGCTGGTTGGAAAACGGCCTGCTGGGACGCCTGATCGGCTTCATCGACCGGGCCCTCGATGCCACCTGGGCCCTGGACGTAGCCATCTACGAATACGAACTACCGGTGATCGTCGATGCGGTGAACGCCGCTTTCGCCCGAGGCGCGCAGGTGCGGGTGCTGTACCACGCCGAGCCGGGCGACGACACCACGCAGCGCAACGAGGCCAGCCTCGAAAAACTGCCGGCGGCCAACAAGCGCGGGCGGGTCACCCACAACATCTTCCACGACAAATTCATCGTCCTGAGCCGGGTGGACGGCGCCGGTTCGCGGCAACCGGAAGCGGTCCTGTGCGGCAGCACCAACTTCACCGCCAACGGTGTCTATCGCCAGGCTAATGTCGTGCACGTGCTGGATGAGCCGCGGGTGAGCGACAGCTATCGCCAGGTGTTCGAGCAGATCTGGGCCGCACCGCAGGACGTCGACGCCACCCGCCAGTGGCTGACCCTGAACAACCCGATGGCGCCGCAAGAGCCACTGTTCGCCGGTTTCTCACCGCGCACGGGCGAAGGCGACCTCGACCGTTTCGTCGACATCATCCACGGCGCCCGCAAGGACCTGTTGTTCGTCACCGCGTTCGTCCTGCCCGAGCGGATCCTCGATGCCTTGCTCGGCCAGCCGAACGATGACGTACTGCGCTACGGTCTGCAGAACACCGCCAGCCGCATCACCGGTTTCCATGCCGACCGCACCGCCCAATTCGCCGCCACCGCGCTGCTCAACACCGGGTTGGAAGGCTGGCTCAGGGAAAACATGAAGGGCCAGAAAGGCAACCTGCTGGTTCACACCAAGGCCATCGTCACCGACTTCACCAGCGACACACCGACCATCATCAGCGGCAGCCACAACCTGAGCGCCGCCGCCAGCAACGGCAATGACGAGAACTACCTCATCATCCAGGGCGACACCGATCTGGCCGATCGTTACGGGCTGGAGTTGCTGCGTTTCTATGAGCATTACCGCTTTCGCTACTTCGCGAAACAACTCGCCCTCAAGCAGGTCAGGCCGCTGGCAGTGGACGACAGTTGGAGCGATGACTATTACCGCGAGGGGGATTTGCGGATGTTGTCGAGGGTGAGATTTTGCGGGCGCTGA
- a CDS encoding plasmid stabilization protein: protein MTHVVLSQVVASISELKKNPMGTVAAGGGLSVAILNRNEPAFYCVPAKEYEAMMDRLEDMELAALCRERENDPTIKVSLDDL from the coding sequence ATGACGCATGTCGTACTTTCTCAAGTAGTCGCCAGCATCTCAGAACTCAAGAAAAATCCGATGGGTACCGTTGCGGCAGGTGGAGGATTGTCCGTGGCGATCCTCAACCGTAACGAGCCGGCTTTTTATTGTGTCCCAGCCAAGGAGTATGAGGCCATGATGGACAGGCTGGAGGACATGGAGCTGGCTGCTCTTTGCCGCGAGCGTGAAAACGACCCAACGATCAAGGTTTCTCTCGATGACCTATGA
- a CDS encoding magnesium chelatase yields the protein MNWPGTLLKGRPQRYDDLRFQRRHRSPHELWLVIVDASASTRRHRALSDGKGLLVQLFDDAYRQRARLALLTASGSVPHWQVQGLKASTGLRHWLDALGAGGGTPLLAALQEAGRWLRARRKRYPAEQQRVLVMTDGRLKEGLAPSPLDCPSLLIDIERGPIRLGRARQLAGQLGAEYRHIDQV from the coding sequence GTGAACTGGCCGGGCACTTTGCTCAAGGGCCGTCCCCAACGCTATGACGACCTGCGCTTTCAGCGCCGTCATCGCTCGCCCCATGAACTGTGGCTGGTCATCGTCGATGCCTCGGCCTCGACCCGTCGTCATCGTGCCTTGAGCGATGGCAAAGGCCTGCTGGTGCAACTGTTCGATGACGCCTACCGGCAGCGCGCGCGACTGGCCCTGCTGACCGCCAGTGGCAGTGTTCCGCACTGGCAAGTGCAAGGGCTCAAGGCCTCGACTGGGCTGCGACACTGGCTCGATGCACTCGGCGCCGGCGGCGGCACGCCGTTGCTGGCCGCGTTGCAAGAGGCCGGGCGTTGGCTGCGAGCCCGGCGCAAGCGCTACCCGGCAGAGCAACAGCGGGTGCTGGTGATGACGGATGGACGGCTGAAGGAGGGCCTGGCGCCGTCGCCTCTCGACTGCCCGAGCCTGTTGATCGACATCGAGCGCGGCCCGATCCGCCTGGGCCGTGCCCGGCAATTGGCGGGGCAGTTGGGGGCCGAGTATCGGCATATCGACCAGGTTTGA
- a CDS encoding cobalamin biosynthesis protein CobW: protein MKTLAKLPVTIVTGFLGSGKTTLLRHMLDNAQGRRIAVIVNEFGELGIDGEILKQCSIGCTEEEANGRIYELANGCLCCTVQEEFFPVMRELVARRGDLDHILIETSGLALPKPLVQAFQWPEIRSACTVDAVITVVDSPAVAAGTFAAFPDQVDAMRKLDPNLDHESPLHELFADQLASADLVILNKADLISPEDLAKVRLEVAEELPPAVKVIEASSGRLPLDVLIGLGAGSEEHIDARHSHHDHHHDGDEDDHDHDAFDSISIELPQADESLLLDALTQLVVQHGVLRVKGFAAIPNKPMRLLVQGVGTRFDKHFDRQWGADEARVTRLVLIGQALDAGLLEAQLRAALSV from the coding sequence ATGAAAACACTGGCCAAACTCCCCGTCACCATCGTCACCGGTTTTCTCGGCTCGGGTAAAACCACGTTGCTGCGGCACATGCTCGACAACGCCCAGGGTCGCCGCATCGCGGTGATCGTCAACGAGTTCGGCGAACTGGGCATCGACGGTGAGATCCTCAAGCAGTGCTCCATCGGTTGCACCGAAGAAGAAGCCAACGGCCGCATCTACGAGCTGGCCAACGGCTGCCTGTGCTGCACGGTGCAGGAAGAGTTCTTCCCGGTGATGCGTGAGTTGGTGGCCCGGCGTGGCGACCTCGACCACATCCTCATCGAAACCTCCGGCCTGGCCTTGCCCAAGCCGTTGGTCCAGGCTTTCCAGTGGCCGGAAATCCGCAGCGCCTGCACCGTCGACGCGGTCATCACCGTGGTCGACAGCCCTGCCGTGGCGGCTGGCACTTTCGCTGCGTTCCCCGACCAGGTGGACGCCATGCGCAAACTCGATCCGAACCTGGACCACGAATCGCCGCTGCACGAACTGTTCGCCGATCAACTGGCGAGCGCCGACCTGGTCATCCTCAACAAGGCCGACTTGATCAGCCCCGAAGACCTGGCGAAAGTCCGCCTGGAAGTGGCCGAGGAATTGCCGCCGGCGGTCAAGGTCATCGAAGCCAGCAGCGGCCGCCTGCCACTGGACGTGTTGATCGGCCTGGGCGCCGGCTCCGAAGAACACATCGACGCTCGCCACAGCCATCACGACCATCACCATGATGGCGACGAAGATGACCATGATCACGACGCTTTCGACTCCATCTCCATCGAACTGCCCCAGGCTGACGAGAGCCTGTTGCTGGACGCGCTCACTCAACTGGTGGTGCAACATGGCGTGCTGCGGGTCAAGGGTTTCGCGGCCATCCCGAACAAGCCGATGCGCTTGCTGGTCCAGGGTGTCGGCACGCGTTTCGACAAGCATTTCGATCGCCAGTGGGGCGCCGATGAAGCGCGAGTCACCCGCCTGGTGCTGATCGGCCAGGCGCTGGACGCCGGTCTGCTCGAAGCGCAGTTGCGCGCGGCCCTCAGCGTCTAA
- a CDS encoding cobalamin biosynthesis protein CobE, with protein sequence MNSRSSQAAPTLVIGLGCQRGCPTSALRALLEQTLQAHGIDLDRVQALASIDLKQNEAGLLELAEHLALPLVCFSAEQLAGYQDRLSHRSDIAFERTGCYGIAESAALALADRWGTAPATLLITRQRGLKSTLALAVVA encoded by the coding sequence ATGAACAGCCGCTCTTCCCAGGCTGCGCCGACCCTGGTGATCGGCCTGGGCTGCCAGCGTGGTTGTCCGACCAGCGCGTTGCGCGCCTTGCTGGAGCAAACCCTGCAAGCCCACGGCATCGACCTTGATCGCGTGCAGGCCCTGGCCAGTATCGACCTCAAGCAGAACGAAGCGGGCCTGCTGGAGCTGGCCGAGCATCTGGCGCTGCCGCTGGTGTGCTTCAGTGCCGAGCAGTTGGCCGGTTATCAGGACCGTCTCAGCCACCGCTCCGACATTGCCTTCGAACGGACCGGCTGCTACGGCATCGCCGAAAGCGCCGCCCTGGCCCTGGCCGACCGCTGGGGCACGGCACCGGCCACGCTGCTGATTACCCGCCAGCGAGGCCTCAAGAGCACGCTGGCCTTGGCGGTCGTGGCGTAA
- a CDS encoding magnesium chelatase, protein MIDTPHFPLSAVVGADDLKLALCLAAIDPKIGGVLIEGPRGMAKSTLARGLADLLASGQFVTLPLGATEERLVGTLDLDAALGEGRAQFSPGVLAKADGGVLYVDEVNLLPDHLVDVLLDVAASGTNLIERDGISHRHPARFVLIGTMNPEEGELRPQLLDRFGLNVALDGQTPAVERGQIIRRRLDFDTDPAAFCAHWESAQQALRERCQQARDRLAGIALDDLTLAQITERCFAAGVDGLRADLVWLRAARAHAAWRGAQAIADEDIDAVAEFALRHRRRGHSSPAPAPSQAPSTGDRAAQPNEGQGQWGDLPAQALPTGARRDVPSWPKKP, encoded by the coding sequence ATGATCGACACCCCTCATTTCCCACTCTCCGCCGTGGTCGGCGCTGATGACCTGAAACTGGCGCTGTGCCTGGCCGCCATCGACCCGAAGATCGGCGGTGTGCTGATCGAGGGGCCGCGGGGCATGGCCAAGTCCACCCTGGCCCGGGGCCTGGCCGACCTGCTGGCCAGCGGTCAGTTCGTCACCTTGCCCTTGGGCGCCACCGAGGAGCGTCTGGTGGGCACCCTTGATCTGGACGCGGCGCTGGGGGAGGGGCGCGCGCAGTTCTCTCCCGGTGTGCTGGCCAAGGCCGACGGCGGCGTGTTGTACGTCGATGAAGTGAACCTGCTGCCCGATCATCTGGTGGACGTGTTGCTGGACGTGGCGGCAAGCGGCACTAACCTGATCGAGCGCGATGGCATTTCCCATCGGCACCCGGCGCGGTTTGTGCTGATCGGCACCATGAACCCGGAAGAGGGCGAACTGCGCCCGCAGTTGCTCGACCGGTTTGGCCTGAACGTGGCCCTCGACGGGCAAACCCCGGCAGTTGAACGCGGGCAGATCATTCGGCGGCGGTTGGATTTCGACACTGATCCGGCGGCGTTCTGTGCGCACTGGGAGAGCGCCCAGCAGGCCCTGCGTGAACGCTGCCAGCAGGCCCGCGACCGCCTGGCCGGGATCGCCCTGGATGACCTGACGCTTGCCCAGATCACCGAACGCTGTTTTGCCGCCGGGGTCGATGGCCTGCGTGCCGACCTGGTCTGGTTGCGGGCCGCCAGGGCCCACGCGGCCTGGCGTGGGGCACAGGCCATCGCCGACGAAGATATCGACGCCGTCGCCGAGTTTGCCTTGCGCCATCGGCGGCGCGGGCACTCGAGCCCGGCCCCTGCGCCGTCCCAGGCACCCTCGACGGGCGATCGCGCGGCCCAGCCCAACGAAGGCCAGGGCCAGTGGGGCGACTTGCCGGCCCAGGCCTTGCCCACCGGTGCACGGCGTGACGTGCCGAGCTGGCCAAAAAAGCCTTAG
- a CDS encoding cobalt transporter, which produces MIKRIAQTAGFSGLLAALLLTLLQSFWVSPLILQAETYEKAPAAEVHEHAAGVAHTHDAEAWEPEDGWQRVLSTTGGNLVVAVGFALMLAGLYTLRAPTRTAQGLLWGLAGYATFVLAPTLGLPPELPGTAAADLAQRQMWWIGTAASTAVGIALIAFGRHWLLKLLGVATLLVPHVIGAPQPEVHSMLAPEALETQFKIASQLTNVAFWLALGLISAWLFRRDGQAHHEA; this is translated from the coding sequence ATGATCAAGCGTATCGCCCAGACCGCCGGTTTCAGTGGACTGCTGGCCGCCCTGCTGCTGACCCTCCTGCAAAGTTTCTGGGTATCGCCGCTGATTCTCCAGGCCGAGACCTATGAAAAAGCCCCCGCGGCCGAAGTCCACGAGCACGCGGCCGGGGTCGCCCATACCCATGACGCCGAAGCCTGGGAGCCGGAAGACGGCTGGCAGCGCGTGCTGTCCACCACGGGGGGCAACCTGGTGGTAGCGGTGGGCTTTGCGCTGATGCTGGCCGGCTTGTACACCTTGCGCGCACCGACCCGCACCGCCCAGGGCCTGCTCTGGGGGCTGGCCGGCTATGCCACGTTCGTCCTGGCTCCGACCCTCGGCTTGCCGCCGGAGTTGCCCGGCACGGCGGCGGCTGACCTGGCCCAGCGGCAGATGTGGTGGATCGGCACCGCCGCCTCCACCGCCGTGGGCATCGCCCTGATCGCCTTCGGCCGGCACTGGCTGCTCAAGCTGCTGGGCGTGGCAACCCTGCTGGTGCCCCACGTCATTGGCGCACCGCAACCGGAGGTCCATTCGATGCTGGCACCCGAAGCCCTTGAAACCCAGTTCAAGATCGCCTCGCAGCTGACCAACGTGGCGTTCTGGCTGGCCCTGGGCCTGATCAGCGCCTGGCTGTTCCGCCGTGACGGTCAAGCCCACCACGAGGCATGA
- a CDS encoding precorrin-4 C11-methyltransferase: protein MTVYFIGAGPGDPELITVKGQRLIRSCAVIIYAGSLVPAAVLEGHRAQQVINSAELHLEQIIELIRAAHLKGQDVARVHSGDPSLYGAIGEQIRCLRALEIPFEIIPGVTATSACAALLGAELTLPDVSQSVILTRYADKTAMPAGEELGSLAQHGATLAVHLGVNHLEKIVAELLPHYGADCPVAVIHRATWPDQDWAVGTLADIAAKVQAKGFRRTALILVGRVLGNDVFSESSLYRAGHAHLYRP, encoded by the coding sequence ATGACCGTTTACTTCATCGGCGCCGGCCCCGGCGACCCGGAACTCATCACCGTCAAGGGCCAGCGGCTGATCCGCAGCTGCGCCGTGATCATCTACGCCGGCTCCCTGGTACCGGCCGCCGTGCTGGAAGGCCACCGCGCCCAGCAGGTGATCAACAGCGCCGAGTTGCACCTCGAACAGATCATCGAATTGATCAGGGCGGCCCACCTCAAGGGCCAGGATGTCGCCCGGGTGCACTCCGGGGACCCGAGCCTGTACGGCGCCATCGGCGAGCAGATTCGCTGCCTGCGGGCGTTGGAGATTCCGTTCGAGATCATTCCGGGCGTTACCGCAACGTCCGCCTGCGCCGCCCTGCTGGGCGCCGAGCTGACCCTGCCGGACGTGTCCCAGAGCGTCATCCTGACCCGTTACGCCGACAAGACCGCCATGCCCGCCGGGGAGGAACTGGGCAGCCTGGCGCAACACGGCGCAACCCTGGCGGTTCACCTGGGGGTCAATCATCTGGAAAAAATCGTGGCTGAACTGCTGCCGCACTACGGCGCGGATTGCCCGGTCGCCGTGATCCACCGGGCCACCTGGCCGGATCAGGATTGGGCCGTGGGCACGCTGGCAGACATCGCTGCAAAGGTCCAGGCCAAGGGCTTTCGCCGCACGGCGCTGATCCTGGTGGGACGGGTGCTGGGCAATGATGTGTTCAGCGAGTCATCGCTGTACCGCGCCGGGCATGCGCACCTCTACAGGCCCTGA